From a single Stackebrandtia endophytica genomic region:
- a CDS encoding ABC transporter substrate-binding protein, translating into MTRTSRALLAGAVTVTLAGALAACGQSEPDQVDETVDSSYAAGDLVLPEKPERIVSLSGTTTEMLFAIGAGDQVEAVDMLSTYPADAPVTDLDAFTPNVESITGYEPDLVVLSHDQDDIIQKLTDVEVPVYYAPAAVTLDDTYQQIADLGALTGNGDAAETLNEEISGQIEQFVADLPERDEPLTGYYELDNTLFTLTSDTYAGSLLKLAGVENIADTADGAADAGGYPQLSAEFVLDSNPDLIFVSGDEAVGDVTGRDGWDSVTAVADGNVVALDPDVASRWGPRVVDLMEAITVAVSAV; encoded by the coding sequence TTGACCCGCACCTCTCGTGCACTGCTGGCCGGCGCGGTTACCGTGACGCTTGCCGGGGCGTTGGCCGCCTGCGGCCAGTCCGAACCCGACCAGGTCGACGAGACCGTCGACAGCTCGTATGCCGCCGGTGACCTCGTTCTTCCCGAAAAGCCCGAACGCATCGTGTCGCTGTCGGGCACCACCACCGAGATGCTGTTCGCGATCGGCGCCGGCGACCAGGTGGAGGCCGTCGACATGTTGTCGACCTACCCCGCCGACGCCCCGGTCACCGATCTGGACGCGTTCACCCCGAACGTGGAGTCCATCACCGGTTACGAGCCTGACCTGGTGGTCCTGTCGCACGACCAGGACGACATCATCCAGAAACTGACCGATGTGGAGGTGCCGGTATACTACGCGCCCGCCGCGGTCACGTTGGACGACACCTATCAGCAGATCGCCGACCTGGGCGCGTTGACCGGTAACGGTGATGCCGCCGAGACCCTCAACGAGGAGATCTCGGGCCAGATCGAACAGTTTGTCGCCGACCTGCCCGAACGCGACGAGCCGTTGACGGGCTACTACGAGCTGGACAACACGCTGTTCACGCTGACCTCGGACACCTACGCCGGTTCGCTGTTGAAACTGGCCGGAGTCGAGAACATCGCCGACACCGCCGACGGTGCCGCCGACGCCGGTGGCTACCCGCAGTTGTCCGCCGAGTTCGTGCTGGACAGCAACCCCGATCTGATCTTCGTCTCCGGTGATGAGGCCGTCGGCGACGTCACCGGCCGGGACGGCTGGGATTCGGTGACCGCGGTCGCCGACGGCAATGTGGTCGCCCTCGACCCGGATGTCGCGTCGCGGTGGGGCCCCCGGGTCGTCGACTTGATGGAGGCGATCACCGTCGCCGTTTCGGCGGTGTAA
- a CDS encoding L-serine ammonia-lyase, with protein sequence MISVFDLFKIGIGPSSSHTVGPMRAARTFVEGLKADGMLTEVAGIRAELFGSLGATGHGHGSGPAVLLGLSGEDPETVDTASVAERVADIQRTNRLNLLAVHEIRFNPDTDLTLHRRRTLPFHPNGMTFAASDANGAITRERTYYSVGGGFVVDENAAAGDSPIKVDDTPVTHPFTTGARLLELTKETGLSISNIMMANEQAWRSETDIRAELLRIWQVMRDCVHAGCHTEGSLPGGLKVPRRASEMYRNLRAETQAQSDLGRQATSDPLQVMDWVTLFALAVNEENAAGGRVVTAPTNGAAGIVPAVLHYYWRYVPGANEEGVIRFLLTAAAIGVLFKENASISGAEVGCQGEVGSACSMAAAGLTEVLGGTPAQVENAAEIAMEHNLGLTCDPVGGLVQIPCIERNAVASIKAITAARLAMRGDGEHTVSLDKVIKTMRETGADMKVKYKETSRGGLAVNVIEC encoded by the coding sequence ATGATCAGCGTCTTCGATCTCTTCAAGATCGGAATCGGGCCGTCCAGTTCCCACACCGTCGGACCCATGCGAGCCGCCCGCACCTTCGTCGAAGGCCTCAAAGCCGACGGGATGCTCACCGAGGTCGCCGGCATCCGAGCCGAACTCTTCGGCTCACTGGGCGCCACCGGGCACGGCCACGGCTCCGGCCCCGCCGTCCTACTCGGCTTGAGCGGTGAAGACCCCGAAACCGTCGACACCGCCAGCGTCGCCGAACGCGTCGCCGACATCCAACGCACCAACCGGCTCAACCTGCTCGCCGTCCACGAGATCCGGTTCAACCCGGACACCGACCTCACCCTGCACCGGCGACGCACCCTGCCGTTCCACCCCAACGGGATGACCTTCGCCGCCAGCGACGCCAACGGCGCCATCACCCGCGAACGCACCTACTACTCGGTGGGAGGCGGATTCGTCGTCGACGAGAACGCCGCCGCCGGCGACTCGCCCATCAAAGTCGACGACACCCCCGTGACCCACCCCTTCACGACCGGGGCTCGACTGCTCGAACTCACCAAGGAAACCGGACTGTCCATCAGCAACATCATGATGGCCAACGAACAGGCCTGGCGCTCCGAAACCGACATCCGCGCCGAACTACTGCGCATCTGGCAGGTCATGCGTGACTGCGTCCACGCCGGATGCCACACCGAGGGCAGCCTCCCCGGCGGACTCAAAGTCCCCCGGCGAGCCTCCGAAATGTACCGAAACCTGCGAGCCGAAACCCAGGCACAAAGCGACCTGGGCCGACAGGCCACCAGCGACCCGCTGCAAGTCATGGACTGGGTGACCCTCTTCGCCCTGGCCGTCAACGAGGAGAACGCCGCAGGCGGCCGAGTCGTCACCGCACCCACCAACGGCGCCGCCGGAATCGTCCCCGCCGTCCTGCACTACTACTGGCGCTACGTCCCCGGCGCCAACGAGGAAGGCGTCATCCGGTTCCTCCTGACCGCCGCCGCCATCGGAGTCCTCTTCAAAGAGAACGCCTCCATATCCGGAGCCGAAGTCGGCTGCCAAGGCGAAGTCGGTTCCGCCTGCTCCATGGCCGCCGCCGGACTCACCGAAGTCCTCGGCGGAACCCCCGCCCAAGTCGAGAACGCCGCCGAAATCGCGATGGAACACAACCTCGGCCTCACCTGCGACCCCGTGGGCGGACTGGTACAGATCCCCTGCATCGAACGCAACGCAGTGGCCTCCATCAAAGCCATCACCGCCGCCCGCTTGGCCATGCGCGGCGACGGAGAACACACCGTAAGCCTCGACAAGGTCATCAAAACCATGCGAGAAACCGGCGCCGACATGAAAGTCAAATACAAGGAGACGTCACGCGGCGGGCTAGCCGTCAACGTCATCGAATGCTAA
- a CDS encoding glycoside hydrolase family 19 protein, with the protein MSRFRVTIAMAAASLIGLFAVLLPTTTASAEAVTPAQACDYPDWVAGSWYNAGDIVRYTDGNHYIAEHDNPGYDPVISTWYWDPYNCDGGGDPGPTDFVISEAQFNQLFPNRNPFYTYAGLVQATEAFPAFASTGGDTVSKQEAAAFLANTAHETGDYVHIVEQDTSNYPHYCDPGQSFGCPAGDAAYYGRGPIQLSWNFNYNAAGNALGLPLLTNPWLVEQDSAVAWKTALWYWMTQSGPGTMTAHDAIVNGHGFGQTIWAINGSLECNGGNPGQVQSRVDRYNTITGLIGVSPGGNLYC; encoded by the coding sequence ATGTCACGATTCCGAGTCACGATCGCGATGGCCGCAGCGTCCCTGATCGGCCTGTTCGCGGTACTGCTGCCGACCACGACGGCGTCGGCCGAGGCCGTCACGCCTGCTCAGGCCTGCGACTATCCCGACTGGGTCGCCGGATCCTGGTACAACGCCGGTGACATCGTGCGATACACCGACGGCAACCACTACATCGCCGAACACGACAATCCCGGCTACGACCCCGTCATCAGTACCTGGTACTGGGACCCCTACAACTGCGACGGCGGCGGCGACCCCGGTCCCACCGACTTCGTCATCTCCGAAGCCCAGTTCAACCAGCTGTTCCCGAACCGGAACCCGTTCTACACCTACGCCGGACTGGTCCAAGCCACCGAAGCGTTCCCGGCATTCGCCTCAACCGGTGGCGACACGGTGAGCAAACAGGAGGCGGCCGCCTTCCTCGCCAACACCGCCCACGAGACCGGCGACTATGTGCACATCGTGGAGCAGGACACGTCGAACTATCCGCATTACTGCGACCCGGGACAGTCGTTCGGTTGTCCCGCAGGCGATGCCGCCTACTACGGACGAGGTCCGATACAGCTGAGCTGGAACTTCAACTACAACGCCGCCGGCAACGCCCTCGGTCTGCCGCTGCTGACCAATCCGTGGCTGGTGGAGCAGGATTCGGCGGTCGCCTGGAAGACGGCTCTGTGGTACTGGATGACGCAGAGCGGTCCGGGAACCATGACCGCGCACGACGCCATCGTCAACGGACACGGATTCGGACAGACGATCTGGGCCATCAACGGCAGCCTGGAGTGCAACGGCGGAAATCCCGGCCAGGTGCAGAGCCGGGTCGACCGCTACAACACCATCACCGGACTGATCGGGGTGTCGCCGGGCGGCAACCTGTACTGCTGA
- a CDS encoding PadR family transcriptional regulator — MSSEELIAGQAQELRRGTVVLACLALLDEPQYGYALLETLNNADIAVDGNTLYPLLRRLEKQGLLDSEWNTDESRPRKFYRISDAGTEARAELIREWNALVASMARLTKETP, encoded by the coding sequence GTGAGTTCCGAAGAACTGATCGCCGGGCAGGCGCAGGAGTTGCGTCGCGGCACCGTCGTGCTCGCCTGTCTGGCGCTGCTCGACGAGCCGCAATACGGCTACGCCCTGCTCGAAACGCTCAACAACGCCGACATCGCCGTCGACGGGAACACGCTCTATCCGCTGTTGCGCCGACTGGAGAAACAGGGCCTGCTCGACAGCGAATGGAACACCGACGAATCCCGCCCCCGAAAGTTCTATCGAATCAGCGACGCCGGGACCGAAGCCCGCGCCGAACTGATCCGCGAATGGAACGCCCTCGTCGCATCGATGGCACGACTGACAAAGGAAACCCCATGA
- a CDS encoding cytochrome c oxidase assembly protein — protein sequence MADTAELSTEPARDDTVDTPAPIAPRGLRLLASLLAVTAATITAVWLLNIGGGVITEAVLGLPPRDSTVTWLVPLLKLAGQLLAAASVGCLIAAAFFVDGEKGRVRAQAYRWLRIGGWAAVVWGLISLIQIPIKLADIFASDLAMVSPEAAWSFVRDTGNGFAIALTALLAIAAGVVALNSLTVNSAAWAGVIAVVASFPMVFTGHSAAAGNHQIAVDSMLLHVTGALLWTGGLLALLLARRTAAVAANRYSRLALVAFVGVAASGVINAASRLTTVDDLVGTAYGREALAKVGALLILGGFGWWHRRATLPAIDDGRPGAFRRFAVIELILMGATFGLAVALSRTPYPAPIAEESTAQALLGFPMPAPMSALTILTDWYPQILICTAAIAGIGLYLAGVWRLRRRGDTWSIMRTLLWCGGWVLAVFVTSSGMGKYSMVLFSVHMMQHMTLNMLVPILLVLAAPITLALRALKPSKARGPREWLTAILHSKVVRAVSHPLIALTLYIFSLYLMYFTGLFEWGMRTHAGHLLMVGHFLAAGGLFFWVIIGPDPAPRRPPYPARILMFFIAVVFHTIFGLTIMQSTDVIAADWFTALGRDWGATPIEDQSAGGGIAWAFGEIPSVMVLVALVWQWSRSEEREGRRLDRVAQRAAASDTPEDDPHERYNAYLAKLAEADRKAGLRE from the coding sequence GTGGCTGACACAGCTGAACTCTCCACCGAACCGGCTCGTGACGACACCGTCGACACACCAGCCCCGATCGCCCCACGCGGTCTGAGGCTGCTCGCGTCCCTGCTCGCGGTCACCGCCGCCACCATCACCGCGGTGTGGCTACTCAACATCGGCGGCGGCGTCATCACCGAAGCCGTACTCGGCCTGCCACCGCGCGACAGCACCGTGACCTGGCTGGTTCCGCTGCTCAAACTCGCCGGACAACTTCTCGCCGCCGCCTCCGTGGGCTGCCTCATCGCCGCGGCGTTCTTCGTCGACGGCGAAAAAGGCCGTGTCCGCGCCCAGGCCTACCGGTGGTTGCGAATCGGCGGATGGGCCGCCGTCGTGTGGGGACTCATCAGCCTGATCCAGATCCCCATCAAACTGGCCGACATCTTCGCCTCCGACTTGGCCATGGTCAGCCCCGAAGCCGCCTGGAGCTTCGTCCGCGACACCGGCAACGGCTTCGCCATCGCGCTCACCGCGTTGCTGGCCATCGCCGCCGGAGTCGTCGCACTCAACAGCCTCACCGTCAACTCCGCCGCCTGGGCAGGCGTCATCGCGGTCGTCGCGAGCTTCCCGATGGTCTTCACCGGTCACTCTGCGGCAGCCGGAAACCACCAGATCGCCGTCGACTCGATGCTGCTGCACGTCACCGGGGCACTCCTGTGGACCGGCGGCCTGCTCGCATTGCTGCTGGCGCGCCGCACCGCCGCGGTGGCCGCCAACCGGTACAGCCGACTGGCGCTGGTCGCGTTCGTGGGGGTCGCCGCCTCCGGAGTGATCAACGCCGCCAGCCGCCTCACCACCGTCGACGACCTCGTCGGCACCGCCTACGGGCGGGAAGCGCTCGCCAAAGTCGGGGCGCTACTGATCCTGGGAGGCTTCGGTTGGTGGCACCGCCGCGCGACCCTCCCCGCGATCGATGACGGTCGCCCCGGGGCCTTCCGACGATTCGCCGTCATCGAACTGATCCTGATGGGCGCCACCTTCGGCCTCGCCGTGGCACTGTCCCGCACGCCCTACCCGGCACCGATCGCCGAGGAGTCCACCGCGCAGGCGCTACTGGGTTTCCCCATGCCGGCGCCGATGTCAGCCCTGACCATCCTGACCGACTGGTACCCGCAAATCCTCATCTGCACCGCCGCCATCGCCGGAATCGGCCTGTACCTGGCGGGAGTCTGGCGACTGCGTCGCCGAGGCGACACCTGGTCCATCATGCGGACCCTGCTGTGGTGTGGCGGCTGGGTGCTGGCGGTGTTCGTCACCTCGTCCGGCATGGGCAAATACAGCATGGTGCTGTTCAGCGTCCACATGATGCAGCACATGACGTTGAACATGCTGGTGCCGATCCTGTTGGTGCTGGCCGCACCCATCACGTTGGCGCTTCGAGCATTGAAACCGTCGAAGGCTCGCGGCCCCCGCGAATGGCTCACCGCGATCCTCCACTCCAAGGTCGTCCGGGCCGTGTCCCATCCGCTCATCGCGTTGACGCTGTACATCTTCAGCCTCTACCTGATGTACTTCACCGGCCTGTTCGAGTGGGGAATGCGAACCCACGCCGGTCACCTGCTGATGGTCGGGCACTTCCTGGCCGCCGGTGGACTGTTCTTCTGGGTCATCATCGGCCCCGACCCCGCCCCCCGCAGGCCTCCCTATCCGGCGCGGATCCTCATGTTCTTCATCGCCGTGGTGTTTCACACCATCTTCGGCCTGACGATCATGCAGTCCACCGACGTGATCGCCGCCGACTGGTTCACGGCATTGGGCCGCGACTGGGGTGCCACCCCGATCGAGGACCAGAGCGCCGGCGGTGGAATCGCGTGGGCCTTCGGAGAGATACCCAGCGTCATGGTGCTGGTGGCGTTGGTGTGGCAGTGGTCGCGAAGCGAAGAACGCGAAGGGCGACGCCTCGACCGTGTCGCGCAACGCGCCGCCGCATCCGACACCCCCGAAGACGACCCGCACGAGCGGTACAACGCCTACCTCGCGAAGCTCGCCGAAGCCGACCGCAAGGCGGGTCTGCGCGAATAA
- a CDS encoding P-loop NTPase fold protein, whose translation MTEKNPVRYSNNLPYLLLNDQPIDDHDADLLDRSEIARGIAEAIESSRTITPLVMAVDAGWGMGKSSLLRQIDRELADSPGIVPVHFNAWITDGERALESLIKSVLHKIDDNIVRRWFRTVTRQGPLLGVARAIVMIVARFLGGRRLVDDAWNALAGDAQSLHTVRSAIGDLLNDWVDRGIRSGTDRMLVVFIDDLDRCSHDVIIKICEAIKLYLDVPGLMFVISCDQSTLANSAAHATGAPGHEYLEKIIQVAYRVPPPDADQLGALIRGYARQARIESVIDETVVSILIARTGRNPRRIKRIFNSFVLEYRLDLAWQRSPLGSVQLVTAILLQHLYPAFYDLLLNDDSDVDVIGRFLDYAKFVQYELSPPERADPWWSMVRSLSESMGLPKPNSPTELDRLHGHVPTEFRNLARNNTFVALLHGIGGAEVRTVFQAQLLRRPLATEVPRVPETRMSDNLMLDGMRIIRVSDEPQSEGVPRLLESHGAEVTVFTSADESNPVILTVQPDVVISDITRGDDREAGFRQVENLRTAGYQGAIVF comes from the coding sequence TTGACGGAGAAGAATCCGGTCCGGTATTCGAACAACCTGCCCTATCTGTTGCTCAACGACCAGCCCATCGACGACCATGACGCCGATTTGTTGGACCGATCCGAGATCGCGCGGGGAATCGCCGAGGCCATCGAATCATCGCGAACCATCACTCCGTTGGTCATGGCCGTCGACGCCGGATGGGGGATGGGGAAGAGCTCGCTGCTGCGGCAGATCGATCGGGAGCTCGCCGACTCACCCGGCATCGTCCCCGTGCATTTCAACGCGTGGATCACCGACGGTGAACGTGCTCTGGAGAGCCTCATCAAATCGGTCCTGCACAAGATCGACGACAACATCGTGCGGCGATGGTTCCGAACGGTCACGCGCCAAGGCCCGCTGCTGGGCGTGGCTCGGGCCATCGTGATGATCGTCGCCCGGTTCCTGGGAGGAAGACGACTCGTCGACGACGCCTGGAACGCCCTGGCCGGTGACGCCCAATCCCTGCACACCGTGCGATCGGCCATCGGCGACCTGCTGAATGACTGGGTGGATCGCGGCATCCGGTCGGGGACCGACCGGATGCTCGTCGTCTTCATCGACGACCTCGATCGCTGCTCCCACGACGTGATCATCAAGATCTGCGAGGCGATCAAGCTGTACCTGGACGTGCCGGGGCTCATGTTCGTGATCTCCTGCGACCAGTCCACACTGGCCAACAGCGCCGCCCACGCCACCGGCGCCCCCGGACATGAATACCTGGAGAAGATCATTCAGGTGGCCTATCGGGTGCCGCCGCCCGACGCGGATCAGTTGGGCGCACTCATCAGGGGATATGCGCGGCAGGCCCGGATCGAGTCCGTCATCGACGAGACGGTGGTGTCGATCCTGATCGCACGAACCGGCCGCAATCCCCGCCGCATCAAACGCATATTCAACAGTTTTGTTCTCGAATACCGGCTCGACCTCGCCTGGCAACGCTCCCCATTGGGCAGTGTCCAGTTGGTCACCGCGATTCTGCTCCAGCACCTCTACCCGGCGTTCTACGACCTGCTGCTCAACGACGACAGCGATGTCGACGTCATCGGACGGTTCCTGGACTACGCCAAGTTCGTCCAGTATGAACTGTCGCCACCGGAGCGCGCCGATCCATGGTGGAGCATGGTTCGAAGCCTGTCCGAGTCAATGGGACTGCCCAAACCGAACTCGCCGACCGAGCTGGATCGGTTGCACGGCCACGTACCCACGGAGTTCCGAAATCTGGCGCGCAACAACACCTTCGTCGCGCTGCTACACGGAATCGGGGGCGCCGAAGTGCGAACGGTGTTCCAAGCTCAACTGTTGCGACGCCCGCTGGCGACCGAAGTTCCACGAGTGCCCGAAACTCGAATGTCCGACAACCTGATGCTCGACGGGATGCGAATCATCCGGGTGAGCGACGAACCGCAATCCGAGGGCGTGCCGAGGCTGCTCGAATCGCACGGTGCCGAGGTGACCGTCTTCACCTCCGCCGACGAATCCAACCCGGTGATCCTGACCGTTCAACCCGATGTCGTGATCTCCGACATCACCAGGGGCGACGACAGAGAAGCCGGGTTCCGGCAGGTCGAGAACCTCCGAACCGCCGGGTATCAAGGCGCGATCGTGTTCTAG
- a CDS encoding alpha/beta fold hydrolase, producing MPEMMIRANGVELCVEPFGDPTAPAIVLLSGGATSMLGWRDDFCEALAAGSRLVIRYDYRDTGRSVTYAPGEADYRLTDLSADLVGILDRFELATADLVGLSMGGGLAQLTAMDHPDRVASLTLIASSPVGPGGGDSDLDWMTPETLREFESMGDPPTDREGLIEYLVTHERLCASRGVPFDSADARTTAAAVVDRALDLTAMENHQAVAFTRWPRERLSEISTPTLVVHGTDDLLLPYRHGLALAEEIADAQLLTLERCGHELPRRTWSGVVPAILKHTQRS from the coding sequence ATGCCCGAGATGATGATCCGCGCCAACGGGGTCGAGTTGTGCGTCGAACCGTTCGGTGATCCGACCGCTCCGGCGATCGTCCTGTTGAGTGGTGGGGCGACGTCGATGTTGGGGTGGCGGGACGATTTCTGCGAGGCGTTGGCGGCGGGCTCACGGCTGGTGATTCGTTACGACTATCGCGATACCGGACGTTCGGTGACCTATGCACCCGGTGAGGCCGACTATCGGCTCACCGATTTGTCCGCTGACCTGGTGGGCATCCTGGACCGTTTCGAACTGGCGACCGCCGACCTGGTGGGGTTGTCAATGGGTGGCGGCCTCGCCCAGTTGACCGCGATGGATCACCCGGATCGGGTGGCTTCGTTGACGTTGATCGCGTCGAGCCCCGTCGGTCCCGGCGGTGGTGACTCCGATTTGGACTGGATGACGCCGGAGACGTTGCGCGAGTTCGAGTCGATGGGTGATCCGCCGACGGACCGGGAGGGGCTCATCGAGTATCTGGTCACGCATGAACGTCTGTGTGCCTCACGTGGTGTCCCGTTCGACTCGGCAGATGCTCGTACGACGGCGGCCGCAGTGGTGGATCGGGCGTTGGATTTGACGGCGATGGAGAATCATCAGGCGGTCGCGTTCACCCGTTGGCCACGGGAACGACTCTCGGAGATTTCGACGCCGACGCTGGTCGTCCACGGCACGGATGACCTGTTGCTGCCGTATCGGCACGGGTTGGCTTTGGCGGAGGAGATTGCCGACGCTCAACTGTTGACATTGGAGCGGTGCGGCCATGAGCTACCCCGCCGGACGTGGAGTGGGGTGGTCCCGGCGATTCTGAAGCACACGCAGCGGTCGTGA
- a CDS encoding HAAS signaling domain-containing protein — translation MTTNTLTERYVREVVRRIPGDQRDEVANELRATIADTVDAREGADRDAVERDVIQEMGDPIRLAARYADRPLALIGPVFYPTYIRLLTTLMSIVLPIVVVVTVAVDIIENNDLGSAIGTGIGATVTVAAQMFGWLTLVFACIERWQPKGDPAIDPWTPDRLPDVKLADKQAKGAVASLVWYGFLIALITWQHTAQPVILGGDRLEVLNPVLWNNWTMWTILAGLGALMVIEVIRLAARRWTMSLAIAASVAEGVFAVPLIWVLYEREFFNPEFLAKITVLDEFYLIAIFGVVALGVFEVVNRFRMLSRGE, via the coding sequence ATGACGACCAACACCCTCACAGAACGGTACGTGCGCGAAGTCGTCCGCCGTATCCCCGGCGACCAGCGCGATGAGGTCGCCAACGAACTTCGCGCCACCATCGCCGACACCGTCGACGCCAGGGAGGGCGCCGACCGCGACGCCGTCGAACGGGATGTCATCCAGGAGATGGGGGACCCGATCCGGTTGGCGGCCCGCTACGCCGACCGACCGCTCGCGCTGATCGGTCCGGTCTTCTACCCGACCTACATCCGGCTGCTCACCACCCTGATGTCCATTGTGCTGCCGATCGTCGTCGTGGTGACCGTCGCCGTCGACATCATCGAGAACAACGACCTCGGCTCCGCCATCGGCACCGGCATCGGCGCCACCGTGACCGTCGCCGCCCAGATGTTCGGCTGGTTGACCCTCGTGTTCGCCTGCATCGAGCGGTGGCAGCCGAAGGGGGACCCGGCAATCGATCCGTGGACGCCGGACCGGCTCCCGGATGTGAAGCTCGCCGACAAGCAGGCGAAGGGCGCCGTCGCCTCGCTCGTGTGGTACGGATTCCTCATCGCGCTGATCACCTGGCAGCACACCGCGCAGCCGGTCATCCTCGGCGGGGACCGCCTCGAGGTCCTCAACCCCGTACTGTGGAACAACTGGACGATGTGGACGATCCTCGCGGGTCTCGGTGCGTTGATGGTGATCGAGGTGATCCGACTCGCGGCCCGCCGATGGACCATGTCCCTGGCCATCGCCGCATCCGTCGCTGAAGGAGTCTTCGCGGTGCCGCTGATCTGGGTGCTGTACGAACGAGAGTTCTTCAACCCCGAGTTCCTCGCTAAGATCACCGTCCTCGACGAGTTCTACCTGATCGCGATATTCGGAGTCGTCGCTCTCGGTGTCTTCGAAGTCGTCAACCGGTTCCGCATGCTGAGCCGAGGCGAGTAG